The following proteins come from a genomic window of Streptomyces sp. Sge12:
- a CDS encoding C40 family peptidase: MVGGIGFGLCLTFVALLVVGTYSAAAGLVGAGAGGRAVGLAKGAVPAKYQVLVEKWGNLCPAINPALLAAQLYSESGWNPSAVSPADARGIAQFIPGTWAGHGIDGDGDGDRDIWDPNDAIPSAASYDCQLAKDVASVPGDPASNMLAAYNAGAYAVIKYGGVPPYKETQGYVKAITTLAKSFERPVGRVAPSQQAAGAIYFAQKQLGTPYLWGGNGTPDQGGRFDCSGLTKAAYETVGITLPRVANDQYNAGPHPSRDQLLPGDLVFFSDDLTNSREIRHVGLYVGGGYMINAPYTGAVIRFDKIDTPDYFGATRVTKDGAEALPERSAAGRAS; this comes from the coding sequence ATGGTCGGCGGGATCGGGTTCGGGCTGTGTCTGACGTTCGTGGCGCTCCTCGTCGTGGGGACGTACTCGGCGGCGGCCGGCCTCGTGGGTGCCGGCGCGGGTGGCCGTGCGGTGGGGCTGGCGAAGGGCGCCGTTCCCGCGAAGTACCAGGTGCTGGTGGAGAAATGGGGCAACCTCTGCCCGGCCATCAATCCGGCACTGCTCGCTGCCCAGCTGTACTCCGAGAGCGGCTGGAACCCGAGCGCCGTGAGTCCGGCGGACGCGCGCGGTATCGCGCAGTTCATTCCGGGTACTTGGGCGGGCCACGGCATTGACGGCGACGGCGATGGGGACCGGGACATCTGGGACCCGAACGACGCGATTCCCTCCGCGGCTTCCTACGACTGCCAGCTGGCCAAGGACGTGGCGAGCGTGCCGGGGGATCCTGCGTCCAACATGCTGGCGGCCTACAACGCGGGTGCCTACGCGGTCATCAAGTACGGCGGGGTTCCGCCGTACAAGGAGACCCAGGGGTACGTGAAGGCCATCACCACGCTGGCCAAGAGTTTCGAGCGGCCCGTCGGGCGGGTGGCGCCTTCGCAACAGGCCGCCGGGGCGATCTACTTCGCGCAGAAGCAGCTCGGGACGCCGTATTTGTGGGGTGGGAACGGGACGCCCGATCAGGGCGGGCGGTTCGACTGTTCCGGCTTGACCAAGGCCGCGTACGAGACCGTGGGGATCACGTTGCCGCGGGTGGCGAACGACCAGTACAACGCCGGGCCGCATCCCTCGCGCGATCAACTCCTGCCCGGTGATCTGGTCTTCTTCTCCGACGATCTGACGAACTCGCGGGAGATCCGGCACGTCGGGCTGTACGTGGGCGGCGGCTACATGATCAACGCCCCTTACACCGGCGCCGTCATCCGGTTCGACAAGATCGACACCCCCGATTACTTCGGTGCGACGCGCGTGACCAAAGATGGTGCGGAGGCCCTTCCGGAGCGTTCCGCCGCCGGTCGGGCGTCTTAG
- a CDS encoding phosphatase PAP2 family protein, with translation MAGLTTGGPNVDVSLLYGINGAARHAPAWLDRAVSLAGEYGILLALVLLVLWCWHGARRQDEATAVEACAALVWAPLAAGLALLVNVPLREFVGRPRPFMQHEGLQVLDSGLGAGLGHTEFSFVSGHTTLAMALGVGLFVANRRFGLLGIGLAFAEGLCRVYMGVHYPTDVIGAFALGTAVVLLLAPLAMAALNPAVRAVARSRRAGRLVRARGGALPRPVDLPQAQTPPAGQRTHESDLAA, from the coding sequence ATGGCTGGACTCACAACAGGTGGGCCGAACGTGGATGTCAGCCTGCTGTACGGGATCAACGGAGCCGCCCGGCACGCTCCTGCGTGGCTGGACCGGGCCGTGAGCCTGGCCGGGGAGTACGGGATCCTGCTCGCCCTGGTGCTGCTGGTCCTGTGGTGCTGGCACGGCGCCCGCCGGCAGGACGAGGCCACCGCCGTCGAGGCCTGCGCCGCGCTCGTCTGGGCCCCGCTGGCCGCCGGGTTGGCGCTGCTGGTGAATGTGCCGCTGCGTGAGTTCGTCGGGCGGCCGCGGCCGTTCATGCAGCACGAGGGCCTCCAGGTGCTGGATTCCGGCCTCGGCGCCGGGCTCGGGCACACCGAGTTCTCCTTCGTCAGCGGCCACACCACCCTCGCGATGGCCCTGGGCGTGGGCCTGTTCGTGGCGAACCGGAGGTTCGGCCTCCTGGGGATCGGGCTGGCCTTCGCCGAAGGCCTCTGCCGCGTGTACATGGGCGTCCACTACCCGACCGACGTCATCGGGGCCTTCGCGCTCGGCACCGCCGTGGTGCTGCTGCTCGCGCCGCTCGCGATGGCGGCGCTGAACCCGGCCGTGCGGGCGGTGGCCCGCTCCCGGCGCGCCGGCCGGCTCGTACGGGCCAGGGGCGGCGCGCTGCCGCGGCCGGTCGACCTGCCGCAGGCGCAGACCCCGCCCGCGGGGCAGCGTACGCACGAGAGCGACCTCGCCGCCTGA
- a CDS encoding metal-sensitive transcriptional regulator, which produces MTTIEAEGSAEGSGTVHGYHHQKDEHLKRLRRIEGQIRGLQRLVDEDVYCIDILTQVSASTKALQSFALQLLEEHLRHCVADAAVKGGTEIDAKVEEATKAIARLLRT; this is translated from the coding sequence ATGACGACCATCGAGGCGGAGGGCTCCGCGGAGGGCTCCGGGACCGTCCACGGCTACCACCACCAGAAAGACGAACACCTCAAGCGACTGCGCCGGATCGAGGGCCAGATCCGCGGCCTCCAGCGGCTCGTCGACGAGGACGTCTACTGCATCGACATACTCACCCAGGTCTCCGCGAGCACGAAGGCACTGCAGTCCTTCGCGCTCCAGCTGCTGGAGGAACACCTGCGGCACTGCGTCGCCGACGCCGCGGTCAAGGGCGGTACGGAAATCGACGCCAAGGTCGAGGAGGCCACCAAGGCCATCGCCCGCCTCCTGCGCACCTGA
- a CDS encoding DUF47 domain-containing protein, giving the protein MRFRLTPRETSFYDMFAASADNIVTGSKLLMELLGADSSARAEIAERMRAAEHAGDDATHAIFHQLNSSFITPFDREDIYNLASSLDDIMDFMEEAVDLVVLYNVEELPKGVEQQIEVLARAAELTAEAMPHLRTMDNLTEYWIEVNRLENQADQIHRKLLAQLFNGKYDAIEVLKLKQIVDVLEEAADAFEHVANTVETIAVKES; this is encoded by the coding sequence GTGCGATTTCGTCTGACCCCCAGGGAGACGAGCTTCTACGACATGTTCGCCGCATCCGCGGACAACATCGTCACGGGCTCCAAGCTCCTGATGGAACTGCTCGGAGCGGACTCCTCCGCCCGGGCCGAGATCGCGGAGCGGATGCGGGCAGCGGAGCACGCGGGGGACGACGCCACTCACGCGATCTTCCACCAGCTGAACTCCTCCTTCATCACGCCGTTCGACCGCGAGGACATCTACAACCTGGCCTCGTCGCTCGACGACATCATGGACTTCATGGAGGAGGCCGTCGACCTCGTCGTCCTCTACAACGTCGAGGAGCTTCCCAAGGGTGTGGAGCAGCAGATCGAGGTCCTGGCCCGCGCGGCCGAGCTGACCGCCGAGGCCATGCCGCACCTGCGGACGATGGACAACCTCACCGAGTACTGGATCGAGGTCAACCGCCTTGAGAACCAGGCCGACCAGATCCACCGCAAGCTGCTCGCCCAGCTCTTCAACGGCAAGTACGACGCCATCGAGGTGCTGAAGCTCAAGCAGATCGTCGACGTGCTGGAAGAGGCGGCCGACGCGTTCGAGCACGTTGCGAACACGGTGGAGACCATCGCGGTCAAGGAGTCCTGA
- a CDS encoding inorganic phosphate transporter, whose protein sequence is MDTFALVVTIAVALGFTYTNGFHDSANAIATSVSTRALTPRAALAMAAVMNLAGAFLGSGVAKTVSEGLIETPHGSTGMWILFAALVGAIVWNLITWYFGLPSSSSHALFGGMVGAALAGGTGVIWSGVIDKVVIPMFVSPVVGLLIGYLVMVVILWMFRRSNPHKAKHGFRIAQTVSAAAMALGHGLQDAQKTMGIVVMALVIADVQTADAAIPVWVKIVCAVMLSLGTYAGGWRIMRTLGRKIIELDPPQGFAAETTGASIMFGSAYLFHAPISTTHVITSAIMGVGATKRVNAVRWGVAKNIVMGWFITMPAAALVAALSFWVVNLAFG, encoded by the coding sequence GTGGACACCTTCGCTCTGGTCGTGACCATCGCCGTCGCGCTCGGCTTCACGTATACGAACGGTTTTCACGACTCCGCGAACGCGATCGCGACCTCCGTCTCGACGCGGGCGCTGACCCCGCGCGCGGCGCTGGCCATGGCGGCCGTGATGAACCTCGCCGGTGCCTTCCTGGGCAGCGGGGTGGCCAAGACGGTCAGCGAGGGCCTGATCGAGACGCCCCACGGCAGCACCGGCATGTGGATCCTGTTCGCGGCGCTGGTCGGCGCCATCGTCTGGAACCTGATCACCTGGTACTTCGGCCTGCCCTCGTCCTCCTCGCACGCCCTCTTCGGCGGCATGGTGGGTGCGGCGCTGGCCGGTGGCACGGGTGTCATCTGGAGCGGGGTGATCGACAAGGTCGTCATCCCGATGTTCGTCTCGCCGGTCGTGGGTCTGCTCATCGGCTACCTGGTGATGGTGGTCATCCTGTGGATGTTCCGCCGCTCCAACCCGCACAAGGCCAAGCACGGCTTCCGTATCGCGCAGACGGTGTCGGCGGCGGCCATGGCGCTCGGCCACGGTCTCCAGGACGCGCAGAAGACGATGGGCATCGTCGTGATGGCCCTGGTCATCGCCGATGTGCAGACCGCCGACGCGGCGATCCCGGTCTGGGTCAAGATCGTGTGCGCCGTGATGCTGTCGCTGGGTACGTACGCGGGTGGCTGGCGCATCATGCGCACCCTCGGCCGCAAGATCATCGAGCTGGACCCGCCGCAGGGCTTCGCGGCGGAGACCACCGGCGCCTCGATCATGTTCGGTTCGGCGTACCTCTTCCACGCGCCGATCTCCACCACCCACGTGATCACCTCGGCGATCATGGGTGTGGGTGCGACCAAGCGTGTGAACGCGGTCCGCTGGGGCGTCGCCAAGAACATCGTCATGGGCTGGTTCATCACGATGCCGGCCGCGGCCCTGGTCGCCGCGCTCAGCTTCTGGGTCGTGAACCTGGCCTTCGGCTAG
- the pstB gene encoding phosphate ABC transporter ATP-binding protein PstB: MAKRIDVSGLSAFYGTHKAIDDISMTVEPRSVTAFIGPSGCGKSTFLRTLNRMHEVTPGGRVEGKVLLDDENLYGAGVDPVAVRRTVGMVFQRPNPFPTMSIFDNVAAGLRLNGSFKKSELTDIVEKSLQGANLWNEVKDRLNKPGSGLSGGQQQRLCIARAIAVEPQVLLMDEPCSALDPISTLAIEDLIGELKERFTIVIVTHNMQQAARVSDRTAFFNLSAVGQPGKLIELDDTDRIFSNPSVQATEDYISGRFG; this comes from the coding sequence ATGGCGAAGCGAATCGACGTCTCCGGACTGTCCGCCTTCTACGGAACCCACAAGGCCATCGATGACATCTCGATGACCGTGGAGCCCCGCTCCGTGACGGCCTTCATCGGCCCCTCCGGCTGCGGCAAGTCCACCTTCCTGCGCACCCTCAACCGCATGCACGAGGTCACCCCCGGCGGCCGCGTCGAGGGCAAGGTCCTGCTGGACGACGAGAACCTGTACGGCGCCGGCGTGGACCCGGTCGCGGTCCGCCGCACCGTCGGCATGGTCTTCCAGCGCCCGAATCCCTTCCCCACCATGTCGATCTTCGACAACGTGGCGGCGGGCCTGCGGCTGAACGGCAGCTTCAAGAAGTCCGAGCTCACGGACATCGTCGAGAAGTCGCTCCAGGGCGCCAACCTCTGGAACGAGGTCAAGGACCGCCTGAACAAGCCCGGCTCCGGCCTCTCCGGCGGTCAGCAGCAGCGCCTGTGCATCGCCCGCGCCATCGCGGTCGAGCCCCAGGTCCTGCTGATGGACGAGCCCTGCTCGGCCCTCGACCCGATCTCCACGCTGGCGATCGAGGACCTGATCGGCGAGCTCAAGGAGCGCTTCACGATCGTCATCGTGACGCACAACATGCAGCAGGCGGCCCGCGTCTCGGACCGCACCGCCTTCTTCAACCTGTCGGCCGTCGGCCAGCCCGGCAAGCTCATCGAGCTCGACGACACGGACCGGATCTTCTCGAACCCGTCCGTCCAGGCGACCGAGGACTACATCTCGGGCCGCTTCGGCTAG
- the pstA gene encoding phosphate ABC transporter permease PstA yields MSHAIQDQRPTRARKSAAPASLTRGGLPRWAPAGIAVLAIALGCGVGLAFDLHSKVQWGLIAALLFIAITYTASAVVENGRQAKDRVATSLVWVCFVLAVIPLLSLMWTTISRGLELLSGNFLSHSMNGVTSFDEGGGVYHALLGTIEQVALATLIAAPIGLLTAVYLVEYGKGRLARSVTFFVDVMTGIPSIVAGLFILTTWNLMLGFGPSGFAGAMALSILMMPVVVRSTEEMLKLVPNELREAALALGVPKWRVILKVVLPTAIGGISTGVMLAVARIAGETAPIMLLVFGTQLINGNPFEGAQSSLPLYIWEQYKVGSEPSYDRAWAAALVLIAFVMILNLVARGIARWKAPKTGR; encoded by the coding sequence ATGAGCCACGCAATCCAGGACCAGCGGCCCACCCGGGCCCGCAAGTCCGCCGCCCCCGCCAGCCTCACCCGCGGCGGCCTGCCCCGCTGGGCGCCGGCCGGCATCGCGGTCCTCGCGATCGCCCTCGGCTGCGGCGTCGGCCTCGCCTTCGACCTGCACAGCAAGGTCCAGTGGGGGCTCATCGCGGCCCTGCTGTTCATCGCCATCACCTACACCGCCAGCGCGGTGGTCGAGAACGGCCGCCAGGCCAAGGACCGCGTCGCCACCTCCCTCGTGTGGGTCTGCTTCGTCCTCGCCGTCATCCCGCTGCTCTCGCTGATGTGGACCACGATCAGCCGCGGCCTGGAGCTGCTGAGCGGCAACTTCCTCAGCCACTCCATGAACGGTGTGACCAGCTTCGACGAGGGCGGCGGCGTCTACCACGCCCTGCTCGGCACCATCGAGCAGGTCGCCCTCGCCACCCTGATCGCGGCCCCCATCGGCCTGCTGACCGCCGTCTACCTGGTCGAGTACGGCAAGGGCCGCCTCGCCCGGTCCGTCACCTTCTTCGTCGACGTGATGACCGGCATCCCCTCCATCGTCGCGGGCCTGTTCATCCTGACGACCTGGAACCTGATGCTGGGCTTCGGCCCGTCCGGCTTCGCCGGCGCGATGGCCCTGTCGATCCTGATGATGCCGGTCGTGGTCCGCTCCACCGAGGAGATGCTCAAGCTCGTCCCGAACGAGCTGCGCGAGGCCGCCCTCGCCCTCGGTGTGCCGAAGTGGCGCGTGATCCTCAAGGTCGTGCTCCCCACCGCCATCGGCGGCATCTCCACCGGTGTGATGCTGGCCGTCGCCCGCATCGCCGGCGAGACCGCACCGATCATGCTGCTGGTCTTCGGCACCCAGCTGATCAACGGCAACCCCTTCGAAGGCGCCCAGTCCTCGCTCCCCCTCTACATCTGGGAGCAGTACAAGGTCGGTAGTGAGCCCTCCTACGACCGGGCATGGGCCGCAGCGCTCGTCCTGATCGCCTTCGTCATGATCCTCAATCTGGTGGCCCGCGGCATCGCCCGCTGGAAGGCCCCGAAGACCGGTCGCTGA